The following proteins are co-located in the Saccharomycodes ludwigii strain NBRC 1722 chromosome V, whole genome shotgun sequence genome:
- the DCW1 gene encoding putative mannan endo-1,6-alpha-mannosidase (similar to Saccharomyces cerevisiae YKL046C | DCW1 | Defective Cell Wall), which translates to MKIYQYFLSLIFLLSCKAWKSSVSAFYFDLDNYTSVVDASELVAQGLMDYYNGLDYGETIGMFTAPYYWWEAGAAWTCMLDYWFILQNDTYNTLINQSLLYQTGEYNNYIPLNQSTTEGNDDQAFWGIAAMTAAERNFTNPPDDEPQWLYLAQAVFNTMALRWDNTTCGGGLRWQIFAWNNGYDYKNSVANGALFHLSARLARYTANNSYVDWSVKVYDWMKSIGLINETWWFVYDGANINGTECETPEYLQWTYNQGLVLAGCAYLYNYTNETLWYNRTMKFLEGSSVFFNSTTGVMYEAACQGAGSCNTDQRSFKSSFARFLGLTAQLVPETSDRILSWLNISAYNVAQSCTGGTDGHTCGLNWFNIGWDGYYGLGEQMSALEVVLNTQILHRPAPYTAFDGGSSKGNGSAGTESHPTNLSPLTIDRGDKAGAGIITAVVGISLIAAGVWLVV; encoded by the coding sequence atgaaaatttatcaatattttctatcactgatatttcttttatcaTGTAAAGCATGGAAATCATCAGTTTCTgccttttattttgatcTAGATAATTACACTTCTGTCGTAGATGCCAGCGAATTAGTTGCACAAGGTTTAATGgattattataatggtCTAGACTATGGTGAGACCATTGGGATGTTTACAGCACCATATTATTGGTGGGAAGCAGGCGCAGCTTGGACTTGCATGTTAGACTATTGGTTTATTCTTCAAAATGATACTTACAACACATTAATCAACCAGTCCTTATTGTACCAAACAGGTGAAtacaataattatattcCCTTAAATCAATCAACCACAGAAGGTAATGATGATCAAGCATTTTGGGGGATTGCTGCCATGACTGCTGCGGAGAGAAATTTTACTAACCCACCAGATGATGAACCACAATGGCTATATTTGGCTCAGGCTGTTTTCAACACCATGGCTTTGAGATGGGACAATACCACCTGTGGTGGTGGGTTAAGATGGCAAATTTTTGCCTGGAATAACGGttatgattataaaaatagtgtTGCAAATGGTGCGTTATTCCATCTCAGTGCTAGATTGGCGAGATATACTGCAAATAATTCATATGTTGACTGGTCCGTTAAGGTCTACGACTGGATGAAATCTATCGGCTTAATTAATGAGACTTGGTGGTTTGTTTATGATGGTGCCAATATTAATGGCACCGAATGTGAAACTCCAGAATATTTACAATGGACTTATAATCAGGGATTAGTTTTGGCAGGTTGCGCCTATTTATACAATTATACCAATGAAACATTATGGTACAATAGGACCATGAAATTTTTAGAAGGGTCAtctgtttttttcaattcgaCTACCGGGGTTATGTACGAGGCAGCTTGTCAAGGTGCTGGCTCATGTAATACAGATCAGCGGTCCTTTAAGTCTTCATTCGCTAGATTTTTAGGTCTGACTGCCCAATTAGTCCCAGAAACCAGTGATAGAATCTTATCGTGGTTGAATATTAGTGCGTATAACGTTGCACAAAGTTGTACTGGTGGTACTGATGGTCATACCTGTGGGTTGAACTGGTTTAACATTGGTTGGGATGGTTATTATGGTTTAGGTGAACAAATGTCTGCATTAGAGGTTGTTTTAAATACCCAAATTTTACACAGACCTGCTCCATATACTGCATTTGATGGTGGTTCTTCTAAAGGTAATGGTTCTGCCGGTACTGAAAGTCATCCAACCAATTTATCACCATTGACTATCGATAGGGGTGATAAAGCTGGTGCCGGAATTATAACAGCGGTGGTGGGTATATCATTGATTGCGGCGGGTGTATGGTTGGTTGTTTAg
- the ANR2 gene encoding Anr2p (similar to Saccharomyces cerevisiae YKL047W | ANR2 | Avl Nine Related family 2), with amino-acid sequence MSNDIISVFVTSFDVKKGNELLWNENLQNENQIGNEIVDLTNIEFKTLPSGLHEAKDLDVVQFIVPKKNTKTFNEHFQGISVFKSNASECAAKSYSTHVDRSLLEMYSLGIALRTSATDPYSYVGILKELIQTIDIKARNFGNLRDCLVKFKLTPDNQTKRYLPTGLFKDLGPLIFPLWKACLLNERIIIINEDYAYSFDDLSTLVYYLFTISNGLEEPFYNIGLHDMSYLENKYISEEYNGNDNGEVKGYVASTGDSIVKEWTIPLYDKLLVLKKNEIGMYNYYQKRIQVTPLDLWKMRGSKINPHNVENRSWFQFFIDNLYLILSLGTIAPPYQQKFLKTGFDRSTGNESEDSGLLNYEGGIEPPIDMDIFRTRTEKVLNCINEFLQRDESSVASKNIILSSELMKLGLDGFSNQDIDFVKRLANKIDNTKNVSVKWFDTKLFL; translated from the coding sequence ATGAGCAATGACATTATAAGCGTATTTGTTACCAGCTTTGATGTGAAAAAGGGAAATGAATTACTATGGAATGAAAATCTACAAAATGAAAACCAAATAGGGAATGAAATCGTCGACTTAACAAATATTGAATTTAAGACTTTGCCATCGGGCTTACATGAAGCTAAGGACTTAGACGTGGTACAGTTTATTGTTCCAAAGAAAAACacaaaaacttttaatgAACATTTTCAAGGTAtttctgtttttaaatcaaaCGCATCTGAATGTGCCGCAAAAAGTTATTCTACACATGTGGACAGAAGTTTGCTGGAAATGTACAGTTTAGGCATTGCTCTCAGGACATCAGCTACTGATCCATATTCCTATGTtggtattttaaaagaattgatACAAACAATTGACATCAAAGCTCGTAATTTTGGGAATTTGAGAGACTGCTTAGTTAAATTTAAACTTACACCAGATAATCAAACCAAAAGGTATTTACCCACGGGTCTATTTAAGGATTTAGGGccattaatttttcctcTTTGGAAAGCGTGCTTGTTAAAtgaaagaataataatcataaatGAGGATTATGCTTATTCCTTTGATGATTTAAGTACTTTGGTGTATTATTTGTTCACCATTTCTAATGGGCTAGAAGAACCATTTTACAACATTGGTTTACATGATATGAGTTACTtggaaaacaaatatatttctGAAGAGTATAATGGAAATGACAATGGTGAGGTTAAAGGTTATGTAGCTTCAACTGGTGATTCAATTGTAAAAGAATGGACAATACCGTTATATGATAAATTactagttttaaaaaaaaacgagaTAGGAATGTACAATTATTATCAGAAAAGAATACAAGTTACACCATTGGATTTATGGAAAATGAGAGGAAGTAAAATTAATCCCCATAATGTAGAAAATAGAAGCTGGTTTcagttttttattgataatcTGTACCTTATTTTGAGTCTGGGTACCATTGCTCCACCGtatcaacaaaaatttttaaagacaGGGTTTGATAGATCTACTGGCAATGAAAGTGAAGATAGTGGTCTGCTCAACTACGAGGGAGGCATAGAACCTCCTATTGATATGGATATCTTTAGAACCCGTACAGAAAAGGTATTGAATTGTATCAATGAATTTTTGCAAAGAGATGAGTCCAGTGTTGCTAGTAAGAACATAATACTGTCAAGTGAATTAATGAAACTAGGACTCGATGGGTTTAGTAATCAAGATATAGATTTTGTTAAAAGGTTggcaaataaaatagacaATACTAAAAATGTTAGTGTCAAATGGTTTGATACCAAGCTTTtcttataa
- the MSS1 gene encoding Mss1p (similar to Saccharomyces cerevisiae YMR023C | MSS1 | Mitochondrial Splicing System) produces MHRSLTSYLPTIYALSTPPGQRSAIAVIRISGAKAKYIYHKLTKSKAAPIPRRASLRKIYEPQKNGKLLDQALVLFFEEPKTFTGEDILEVHLHGGKAVTNGVLKSIQSLHSNSSEENISIRYAQPGEFSKRAFQNGRADLTQLEGIGDLIDAETESQRKSALSSFNGENKVLFSSWRKSILENMAQLTAIIDFGEDADIEDIDNIFNGVSRNVELLKGDISSFVKKLEKSNILKAGIKLALIGEPNAGKSSLLNTMVDDNVAIVSNIPGTTRDSIDVMLDLEGYKVVICDTAGIRNKSSDEIELQGIERAKLKSVHSDIVLLLVDSANPSGNFISEDMLEHFNTSLKRKEVFIVLTKTDLLKDRNQLAGIKESISKKLNGNYPICAISCVENTGVEELMGSLISKFQEITNSNDETGPIIVSKRVEEILHNDVLYGLKEFQNAKALDDVVMASEGLNIASEGIGKITGETIGVEEVLGVVFSNFCVGK; encoded by the coding sequence atgcaTAGATCATTAACTTCATATTTACCTACGATCTACGCGTTATCAACACCGCCGGGTCAGAGGTCAGCGATAGCAGTAATAAGAATATCAGGTGCTAAAGCcaagtatatatatcacAAATTAACTAAATCAAAAGCAGCTCCAATACCAAGAAGGGCTTCTTTGAGGAAGATTTATGAACCCCAAAAAAACGGGAAGTTATTAGACCAAGcacttgttttatttttcgaAGAACCAAAGACTTTTACTGGCGAAGACATATTGGAAGTTCATTTACATGGTGGGAAAGCAGTTACAAATGGCGTTTTGAAAAGTATTCAAAGTTTACatagtaatagtagtgaagaaaatatatctATTAGGTATGCTCAACCGGGTGAATTTTCTAAAAGGGCATTTCAAAATGGAAGAGCAGATTTAACCCAGCTTGAAGGAATTGGTGATTTAATTGATGCTGAAACTGAATctcaaagaaaaagtgCATTATCAAGTTTTAATGGTGAAAACAAAGTGCTATTTTCGAGCTGGAGAAAATCTATTTTGGAAAACATGGCACAATTGACAGCTATTATAGATTTCGGAGAAGATGCAGATATTGAAGATATAGACAACATTTTTAATGGGGTCTCGAGAAATGTGGAGCTTTTAAAGGGAGATATAAGTagttttgttaaaaaattagaaaaatcaaatattttgaaagcCGGTATTAAATTGGCTTTGATTGGCGAGCCAAATGCTGGGAAATCATCTCTTTTAAATACAATGGTCGACGACAATGTAGCAATTGTTAGTAATATACCTGGAACTACTCGAGACAGCATAGACGTAATGTTGGACCTGGAAGGTTATAAAGTAGTAATATGTGATACCGCAGGTATACGAAACAAAAGTTCAGATGAAATTGAATTGCAAGGAATTGAAAGGGCTAAACTGAAAAGTGTACATAGTGATATTGTACTGTTACTGGTTGATTCAGCAAATCCTTCTggaaattttatttccgAGGATATGCTAGAACATTTTAATACCAGCTTGAAGCGAAAAGAAGTTTTTATAGTATTAACTAAAACAGATTTGCTCAAAGATAGAAACCAACTTGCGGGTATTAAAGAAAGTATTAGCAAAAAACTTAACGGGAACTATCCAATATGCGCCATATCGTGTGTAGAGAATACTGGTGTTGAGGAATTAATGGGGAGTTTAATTAGCAAATTCCaagaaataacaaattcaAATGATGAAACTGGTCCAATAATTGTATCAAAGCGGGTAGAAGAAATTTTGCATAATGATGTGCTGTATGGGCTAAAAGAATTTCAAAATGCTAAAGCTTTAGATGATGTAGTTATGGCATCTGAAGGTTTGAATATAGCTTCAGAAGGTATAGGTAAAATCACTGGTGAAACCATTGGAGTAGAAGAAGTCCTGGGAGTTgtattttctaatttttgtGTAGGAAAATAG